In the genome of Qipengyuania seohaensis, one region contains:
- a CDS encoding TonB-dependent receptor → MKKLASGVSAGAMAIAMAAPAMAQDTQPAPKARTGGVDVIIVTAQKRSEDLQDVPVSVSAIGAEALNELNIDTFEDYLEQLPTVTAGGSGPGQSTIYIRGLASTTPNLTTAGVAGLAPNVALYLDEQPLAQPGRNLDVYAADLERIEVLSGPQGSLFGASSQAGVVRLITAKPDLAGFSARAAGGVSFTKGGEMSHKAEVMLNVPLTDTIAVRGVAFYDDQGGYIDNVIGIRDLSESARFREAGTVRSNGVPVSDLREGFQAGANLDDVTFLKADNAALIEENFNDTRYSGFRATALWEVTPDWKLTLAHSRQSLDSDGVFFADPDLDGLDDLEIQRFEEDRLEDDFSNTSWTIEGRLATLDLVYTGAYTDRSTDQRVDYTDYLFVGQYLPYYICDGSVTYPGDSDPSGVCQPPNLYVSSVSSTKVFTNEFRFSTDADAPVRTTGGLFFSDLELEERNDFAYPGNVAAAPFGDFKPNFPFPGFNTDPGPFPADTIFRNDIRRTDKQFGIFGETTVDIVPDLLSVTGGIRYYNVRVDFEGSANASFCNSFSAEDQNAFGTNISDLYDGDGSFTFIGSCSADLRQTFTLSDSIADIQAAGLSATQAQQVFNAVRAPDEAKAEGVIYKGTVNVTPSEDLLFYATYSEGFRPGLLNRPGGATNGAGFTVPFELQTDEVANYELGWKMDLLEGQLRFNGSAFYVDISNLQTTIFDPSITNLFFSANAANAEIRGVEADFTVAPYSVPGLTVAGAFSVLDTEITEVLIPTNDVVVGSDLAFAPSFQGNLRVRYEWDLGDSLEAYIQPQVSHSANKFTDVIEINKLELDSYTIVDLAAGIRTQSGWNFEVFADNLNDERAQISGNYVNDRPRISTNRPRTIGLRVSFDY, encoded by the coding sequence ATGAAAAAACTTGCAAGCGGCGTTTCTGCCGGTGCGATGGCGATTGCCATGGCCGCGCCTGCAATGGCGCAGGACACGCAGCCGGCGCCCAAGGCGCGTACAGGCGGTGTGGATGTCATCATCGTCACGGCGCAAAAGCGCAGCGAGGACCTGCAGGACGTTCCGGTGTCCGTCTCGGCCATAGGCGCTGAGGCGCTCAATGAACTGAATATCGACACGTTCGAAGACTATCTCGAACAGCTTCCGACAGTGACGGCAGGTGGCAGCGGACCCGGCCAGAGCACAATCTACATTCGTGGTCTCGCATCGACCACGCCGAACCTGACCACTGCCGGCGTTGCAGGCCTCGCTCCGAACGTGGCGCTTTACCTCGACGAACAGCCGCTGGCACAGCCCGGCCGTAACCTCGATGTCTACGCCGCCGACCTCGAGCGGATCGAGGTTTTGTCCGGGCCTCAAGGTTCGCTCTTCGGTGCAAGTTCGCAGGCTGGCGTGGTGCGTCTGATTACGGCGAAGCCCGATCTTGCAGGTTTCTCTGCCCGTGCAGCGGGTGGCGTGTCCTTCACCAAGGGTGGGGAGATGAGCCACAAGGCCGAAGTGATGCTCAACGTCCCGTTGACCGACACGATCGCCGTACGTGGTGTGGCGTTCTACGACGACCAAGGCGGCTATATCGACAATGTGATCGGCATTCGCGACCTGAGCGAAAGCGCTCGGTTCCGCGAAGCAGGCACGGTGCGTTCAAATGGCGTCCCGGTCAGCGATCTTCGCGAAGGCTTCCAGGCCGGTGCGAACCTCGACGATGTGACTTTTCTGAAGGCCGACAATGCCGCGCTGATCGAAGAAAACTTCAACGACACGCGCTATTCCGGTTTCCGCGCGACGGCACTGTGGGAAGTGACGCCCGATTGGAAGCTCACTCTCGCACATTCGCGCCAGAGCCTCGACAGCGACGGCGTGTTCTTCGCCGATCCCGACCTCGACGGCCTGGACGATCTCGAAATCCAGCGTTTCGAGGAAGATCGCCTCGAAGACGATTTCTCAAACACCAGCTGGACGATCGAAGGCCGCCTCGCGACGCTCGATCTTGTTTACACCGGGGCCTATACTGACCGTTCGACCGACCAGCGCGTGGACTACACCGACTATCTCTTCGTCGGCCAGTACCTGCCCTATTACATTTGCGACGGTTCGGTCACCTATCCCGGCGACAGCGATCCCAGCGGCGTGTGTCAGCCGCCGAACCTTTATGTAAGTTCGGTCAGCAGCACCAAGGTGTTCACCAACGAGTTCCGCTTCAGCACGGATGCCGACGCGCCCGTGCGTACCACTGGGGGCCTGTTCTTCTCGGATCTCGAACTGGAAGAGCGCAACGACTTCGCCTACCCGGGCAATGTCGCAGCCGCACCGTTCGGTGATTTCAAGCCGAACTTCCCGTTCCCGGGCTTCAACACCGATCCGGGACCTTTCCCGGCCGATACGATCTTCCGGAACGACATTCGTCGCACCGACAAGCAGTTCGGCATCTTCGGCGAAACCACGGTCGATATCGTACCGGACCTTCTCTCGGTCACCGGCGGCATTCGCTATTACAACGTCCGCGTGGACTTCGAAGGCAGCGCCAATGCGTCCTTCTGCAACAGTTTCAGCGCGGAAGACCAGAACGCCTTCGGCACGAACATCTCAGATCTGTACGACGGTGACGGAAGCTTCACCTTCATCGGTTCGTGCAGCGCGGACCTGCGACAGACTTTCACGCTCAGCGATAGTATCGCAGATATCCAGGCTGCAGGGCTGAGCGCGACGCAGGCCCAGCAGGTCTTCAACGCAGTCCGCGCTCCGGACGAAGCGAAGGCCGAAGGGGTGATCTACAAGGGGACGGTCAATGTAACACCGTCCGAAGACCTCCTGTTCTACGCCACCTATTCCGAGGGCTTCCGTCCGGGCCTGCTGAACCGTCCCGGTGGGGCAACGAACGGCGCAGGTTTCACAGTGCCATTCGAACTGCAGACCGACGAAGTTGCGAACTACGAGCTCGGATGGAAGATGGATCTGCTGGAGGGTCAGCTGCGCTTCAACGGCAGCGCCTTCTACGTGGACATCAGCAATCTGCAGACCACGATCTTCGATCCCTCGATCACCAATCTGTTCTTCTCGGCCAATGCGGCCAACGCAGAGATTCGCGGTGTCGAAGCCGATTTCACCGTGGCGCCTTACAGCGTGCCGGGTCTGACTGTTGCCGGCGCTTTCTCGGTCCTCGACACCGAGATTACCGAAGTGCTCATCCCGACCAATGACGTCGTTGTCGGTTCCGATCTTGCGTTCGCCCCGTCCTTCCAGGGCAATCTGCGCGTACGCTACGAATGGGATCTCGGTGACAGTCTGGAAGCCTATATCCAGCCGCAGGTCTCGCATTCGGCGAACAAGTTCACCGATGTGATCGAGATCAACAAGCTTGAACTCGACAGCTATACCATCGTCGATCTTGCTGCGGGTATCCGTACGCAGAGCGGCTGGAATTTCGAAGTGTTCGCCGACAACCTCAATGACGAGAGGGCCCAGATTTCGGGTAATTACGTCAACGACCGTCCGCGTATCTCGACCAATCGTCCCCGTACGATCGGGCTGCGGGTCTCTTTCGATTACTGA
- the galK gene encoding galactokinase: protein MQETAREFAASFGNAAEGTVFVPGRVNLIGEHVDYNDGLVLPMPVREGTAVAWARADHGEIVIRAADLDESDRFAAPRPPRPPVLDWRSYVRGMAAELSPPPGTGIDLLVHGNLPRGSGLSSSASFCVALGRALGDALGRQYDPASLAKAAQRTEHEWAGVACGIMDQMAVAAGETGKALLLDCRDLACQQFELPSHWSVAIVDSGVTRGLVDGEYNLRREQCETAARKLGIASLRDADRASLDGAALNEMEFKRALHVVEEISRVRRATQAIAESDLDAMTSILREGHASLRDLFEVSVPEVDRLVDAVDAILDGRGAARMTGAGFGGSVVIVLDRAALPDLEKALDRPVRPVF from the coding sequence ATGCAAGAGACAGCACGGGAGTTCGCGGCAAGCTTCGGCAATGCTGCCGAAGGTACTGTTTTCGTACCGGGCCGGGTGAACCTTATCGGAGAGCACGTCGACTATAACGACGGGCTGGTCCTGCCCATGCCCGTGCGAGAGGGAACAGCTGTTGCATGGGCGCGCGCCGATCACGGCGAGATCGTCATTCGCGCTGCGGACCTTGACGAAAGCGACCGGTTCGCTGCCCCGCGACCACCGAGGCCGCCTGTCCTCGACTGGCGATCCTACGTCCGGGGGATGGCTGCCGAATTATCCCCTCCACCCGGCACCGGGATTGACTTGCTCGTGCACGGCAATCTGCCGCGCGGTTCCGGCCTCTCCTCCTCTGCATCCTTCTGCGTGGCTCTCGGCCGCGCCTTGGGTGATGCGCTTGGCCGCCAATACGATCCCGCCTCGCTCGCCAAGGCAGCCCAGCGGACCGAGCACGAATGGGCAGGCGTTGCTTGCGGCATCATGGACCAGATGGCAGTGGCAGCTGGGGAAACGGGAAAGGCCCTTCTCCTCGATTGCCGCGACCTGGCGTGCCAACAATTCGAACTGCCTTCGCACTGGTCGGTCGCGATAGTCGACAGCGGCGTAACGAGGGGCTTGGTCGACGGAGAATACAACTTACGGCGCGAGCAATGCGAGACGGCCGCACGCAAGCTTGGCATCGCGAGCCTTCGCGATGCCGACCGTGCCTCGCTGGACGGCGCGGCACTGAACGAGATGGAATTCAAGCGCGCCCTTCACGTCGTCGAGGAAATCTCGCGCGTCAGGCGTGCGACACAAGCCATCGCCGAATCAGATCTTGACGCCATGACTTCGATCCTGCGCGAGGGCCATGCGTCCCTGCGAGACCTTTTCGAAGTCAGCGTTCCAGAGGTTGACCGGCTTGTCGATGCTGTCGACGCCATTTTGGACGGACGCGGAGCTGCCAGAATGACCGGCGCGGGTTTCGGTGGTTCGGTAGTTATCGTTCTGGACCGCGCCGCCCTTCCCGATCTTGAAAAGGCATTGGATCGTCCGGTCCGGCCGGTGTTCTAG
- a CDS encoding alpha-galactosidase, with the protein MNDADLLDLHGDEWSLVIERLPKGGFAWRHFGERLDPGSLPPARDLLGATTFSMDEPLALPVLPVGGPGWFGPSAVRLVRQDLRGVDLAFSKFEATVASDRIELACTDEVEEVTCLLRFSKLATGITIETEVANNGTNPLIVSSLASAILPLPPSAERIVSWRGRHAAEFDECIEPMPSHGCQRETREGLTGHGGPPACQILCDASGWHSGLAISAQLAWSGDTRIAIERHDDGVWLLSAEAINAPGEITLAPGDSHRTPRLMVAISRSGRNGTAAQQHAMVRSILEWPGGTMRPRPVHLNSWEACYFAHDEARMKDLARAAASIGVERFVLDDGWFKGRNDDRAGLGDWTPDANKYPRGLAPLAEYVRNLGMEFGLWVEPEMVSPNSDLFRAHPDWALGRRKDPGPTARHQLVLDMRLPEVRDYLFEALDRLLSSTPISYLKWDHNRAHAPAGGSAQTLGTYDLLTRIRNAHPDVEIESCAAGGGRIDADIAEFTHRFWTSDNIDALARIPMQRAFTAFMPPELMGAHIGASPSHATGRSQSLDFRAAIALQGHFGVELDPDALGTSDRKEIAAWIDFYKRWRGITHGGETLLGEGPHGVLWQAQGDGREYILWIARTQMSHERRDAPLVLPFTAGRDWRVRLLEQVGRKHVLAARNGKAIDAMKQTARTFSGSWLAGAGLPLPALTVESAAIFHLEAA; encoded by the coding sequence ATGAACGACGCAGACCTCCTGGACCTTCACGGCGATGAATGGAGCCTGGTGATCGAACGCCTGCCGAAGGGCGGCTTCGCATGGCGTCATTTTGGCGAGCGGCTGGATCCGGGCAGCCTGCCGCCTGCGCGCGACCTTCTTGGCGCAACGACCTTTTCGATGGACGAACCGCTTGCGCTCCCGGTCCTGCCAGTCGGCGGACCCGGATGGTTCGGACCTTCCGCTGTGAGGCTTGTTCGACAGGACTTGCGGGGCGTGGATCTGGCTTTCAGCAAGTTTGAAGCGACAGTCGCAAGCGACCGCATCGAGCTCGCTTGTACCGACGAAGTCGAAGAAGTGACCTGCCTGCTGCGTTTTTCGAAGCTGGCGACCGGCATCACTATAGAAACCGAGGTCGCGAACAACGGAACCAATCCTCTCATCGTCTCCTCGCTGGCCAGTGCAATCCTGCCTCTCCCGCCCAGCGCCGAGCGCATCGTCTCCTGGCGTGGCCGACATGCGGCCGAGTTCGATGAATGCATCGAGCCGATGCCCTCGCATGGCTGTCAGCGGGAGACGCGCGAGGGGCTGACCGGTCACGGGGGACCGCCAGCGTGCCAGATACTTTGCGATGCGTCCGGCTGGCATTCGGGCCTGGCAATTTCTGCGCAACTCGCGTGGTCGGGGGACACCCGCATCGCCATCGAGCGACATGATGACGGCGTGTGGCTGCTATCAGCCGAAGCGATAAATGCGCCGGGCGAAATCACGTTGGCCCCGGGCGACAGCCATCGCACACCCAGGCTGATGGTCGCGATTTCCCGGTCGGGCCGCAATGGAACCGCTGCCCAGCAACACGCGATGGTCCGTTCCATTCTCGAATGGCCAGGCGGCACGATGCGGCCGCGACCGGTTCACCTGAATAGCTGGGAAGCCTGCTATTTCGCGCATGACGAAGCGCGGATGAAGGATTTGGCGCGTGCGGCTGCCAGCATCGGTGTCGAACGCTTCGTCCTCGACGATGGGTGGTTCAAGGGGCGAAACGACGACCGGGCAGGTCTGGGCGACTGGACACCGGATGCGAACAAGTACCCCCGAGGCCTGGCACCCCTGGCCGAATATGTTCGGAATCTCGGCATGGAATTCGGCCTCTGGGTGGAACCGGAAATGGTCAGCCCGAACAGCGACCTGTTCCGCGCCCATCCCGACTGGGCGCTGGGAAGGCGCAAAGATCCGGGTCCGACCGCGCGTCATCAACTCGTGCTGGACATGCGACTGCCAGAGGTTCGCGACTACCTTTTCGAGGCGCTCGACCGGCTTTTGTCATCCACCCCGATTTCCTATCTCAAATGGGATCACAACAGAGCCCACGCGCCAGCAGGTGGCTCCGCACAGACGCTTGGCACTTACGACCTTCTGACGCGGATCAGGAACGCTCATCCCGATGTCGAGATCGAAAGTTGCGCGGCCGGAGGTGGACGGATCGATGCGGACATCGCAGAATTTACCCACCGGTTCTGGACAAGCGACAATATCGACGCCCTGGCGCGCATCCCGATGCAGCGTGCGTTCACTGCCTTCATGCCGCCGGAACTGATGGGCGCGCACATCGGCGCGTCGCCAAGCCATGCGACGGGGCGCTCGCAATCACTCGATTTCCGCGCCGCAATAGCTTTGCAGGGCCATTTCGGCGTCGAACTCGATCCGGATGCCCTCGGTACGTCTGATCGCAAGGAAATTGCTGCCTGGATCGACTTCTACAAACGGTGGCGAGGCATCACCCATGGGGGAGAAACGTTGCTCGGCGAAGGGCCTCACGGCGTTCTGTGGCAAGCGCAGGGCGACGGCCGCGAGTACATCCTCTGGATTGCACGCACGCAGATGTCCCACGAACGGCGCGATGCCCCCCTTGTACTTCCGTTCACTGCGGGGCGCGACTGGCGGGTAAGACTGCTCGAACAGGTTGGGAGAAAACATGTTCTGGCTGCACGAAATGGCAAGGCAATCGATGCGATGAAACAGACCGCGCGCACGTTTAGCGGTTCCTGGCTGGCCGGCGCCGGACTGCCCCTCCCCGCACTGACCGTTGAAAGCGCGGCAATCTTCCACTTGGAGGCGGCATGA
- a CDS encoding tetratricopeptide repeat-containing sulfotransferase family protein has protein sequence MSSREEQLALAQSAMQAGDFRRGLELAQAAIADQAGDGEALYMAAVASRYLDHDTDAADYLSRLHEAMPEYGRAWQEEGHLARKAGDLPVAIAAYRKATRYNPALEASWRALAELLVTNGNESDARIAAMQARRISELPRELVAVTHHLHEGRLLRAEEICRHYLRRNPRDVEGMRLLAQIGIKLGVLDDAEFLLESAVAFDPESIQLRLDHIDALRRRQKFDRAREEAEALHSRDPDNPLFQSHLAIESMQTGNYERAFELFDEVLEKLPNDVATLTSKGHALKTTGASDDAVASYRKAIAAKPDHGDAWYALANLKTYRFADEEVEAMRAQLNQGGLAFMDRVHLCFSLGKALEDRKEHADAFVYYERGNDLKRAQTRYSADAMSEELARQREVCTAELFAKNEGQGFSAPDPIFILGLPRAGSTLLEQILASHSQVDGTLELPNILSLAHRLRGRKAGESLYPAILHDLTPEQLSDFGEAFIEDTRVHRQGAPFFIDKMPNNFRHIGLIHLMLPNAKIIDARRAPMDCCFSGFKQLFAEGQEFTYGLKEIGQYYADYVRLMDHWDEVLPGKVLRVQHEDVLDDLEGEVRRMLDYLELPFEETCLTFHETERAVRTASSEQVRRPINRSGQDAWKPFEPWLGELKSALGGLAG, from the coding sequence ATGAGCTCTCGCGAAGAACAGCTGGCACTGGCCCAGTCGGCTATGCAGGCTGGCGATTTCCGGCGTGGTCTGGAATTGGCACAGGCCGCGATTGCCGATCAAGCCGGCGATGGCGAAGCCTTGTACATGGCAGCGGTGGCTTCCCGCTATCTCGACCATGATACAGATGCGGCGGACTATCTGTCCCGACTGCACGAGGCGATGCCGGAGTATGGCCGCGCCTGGCAGGAAGAGGGGCACCTGGCCCGTAAAGCGGGCGACCTGCCTGTGGCGATTGCCGCTTATCGCAAGGCTACAAGGTACAACCCCGCGCTGGAGGCAAGCTGGCGGGCGCTGGCTGAATTGCTGGTGACCAATGGAAACGAGAGCGATGCGCGAATTGCAGCGATGCAGGCGCGAAGGATCTCCGAACTTCCACGCGAACTGGTTGCCGTAACTCACCATTTACACGAAGGTCGGCTGCTGCGTGCAGAGGAAATCTGCCGTCATTACCTGCGCAGGAATCCGCGCGATGTCGAAGGCATGCGCTTGCTAGCCCAGATCGGGATAAAGCTCGGGGTGCTCGACGATGCCGAGTTCCTGCTCGAGAGCGCAGTGGCCTTCGATCCGGAGAGTATCCAGTTGCGGCTGGATCATATCGATGCGCTGCGACGTCGCCAGAAATTCGACCGCGCGCGCGAGGAAGCAGAGGCCCTGCACAGCCGGGATCCGGACAACCCGCTGTTCCAGTCGCATCTCGCCATCGAGAGCATGCAGACCGGCAATTACGAACGCGCATTCGAACTATTCGACGAGGTTCTCGAAAAGCTGCCGAATGATGTCGCAACCCTGACAAGCAAGGGGCACGCACTCAAGACGACCGGTGCTAGCGATGATGCCGTCGCCAGCTATCGCAAGGCTATCGCTGCCAAACCCGATCATGGCGACGCCTGGTATGCCCTTGCAAATCTCAAGACCTATCGCTTCGCAGACGAAGAAGTGGAGGCGATGCGTGCGCAGTTGAACCAAGGCGGGCTTGCGTTCATGGACCGGGTTCACCTGTGCTTTTCCCTTGGGAAGGCGTTGGAAGATCGCAAGGAACATGCCGATGCCTTCGTCTACTATGAGCGGGGCAACGACCTGAAGCGCGCGCAGACCCGTTACAGCGCCGATGCCATGAGCGAGGAGCTCGCCAGGCAACGCGAGGTTTGCACTGCCGAACTCTTCGCCAAGAATGAGGGACAGGGCTTTTCAGCGCCCGACCCCATCTTCATCCTCGGCCTGCCGCGAGCGGGATCGACACTGCTCGAGCAGATTTTGGCAAGCCATTCGCAAGTCGACGGCACTCTCGAGCTTCCCAACATCCTCTCGCTCGCTCACCGCTTGCGGGGCCGCAAAGCCGGAGAGTCGCTGTATCCGGCTATCCTGCACGATCTGACCCCCGAACAATTGAGCGATTTCGGCGAAGCATTCATCGAGGATACGCGTGTGCACCGTCAGGGCGCGCCGTTCTTCATCGACAAGATGCCGAACAATTTCCGCCATATCGGGCTCATCCATCTGATGCTGCCCAATGCGAAAATCATCGACGCACGGCGGGCACCGATGGATTGCTGCTTTTCCGGTTTCAAGCAGCTGTTCGCAGAAGGGCAGGAATTTACGTACGGTCTCAAGGAGATCGGTCAGTATTATGCCGACTATGTTCGCTTGATGGATCATTGGGACGAAGTCCTTCCGGGAAAGGTCCTGCGGGTACAGCACGAGGATGTCCTGGACGACCTCGAAGGTGAGGTCCGACGGATGCTGGACTATCTCGAACTGCCGTTCGAGGAGACGTGCCTGACCTTCCACGAAACAGAGAGAGCGGTGCGTACGGCAAGCAGCGAACAGGTGCGTAGGCCGATCAACCGCAGCGGTCAGGACGCGTGGAAACCATTCGAGCCATGGTTGGGCGAGCTGAAATCCGCGCTGGGCGGATTGGCAGGCTGA
- a CDS encoding UDP-glucose--hexose-1-phosphate uridylyltransferase, whose protein sequence is MTETQPHRRMNLLTGEYVLVSPQRMARPWQGERKNDGIHNRPAHEPDCYLCPGNERSGGTANPDYGDTYVFPNDFPALLDESSERAGDQLFVEEPARGEARVICYSPDHSATLARMTGEGRRAVVDTWCDLSDDLGSRWANVQIFENKGAMMGASSPHPHGQVWASDFLPTIVQRENERQRNYYENCGDTLLGEVARRELGDGKRLIAHNEHWIAIVPHWAAWPFETLLVARGDFRRLEDIREEGRSALADILGTLLPAYDRLFDTDFPYSMGWHGAPHGLGADCAHWRLHAHFYPPLLRSADIRKHMVGFELLGETQRDLTPEAAAERIRAELR, encoded by the coding sequence ATGACCGAGACACAGCCCCATCGGCGGATGAACCTGCTGACCGGCGAGTATGTTCTTGTGTCCCCGCAGCGCATGGCGCGCCCATGGCAGGGAGAGCGCAAGAATGATGGCATCCACAACCGCCCCGCGCATGAGCCCGATTGCTACCTGTGTCCCGGAAACGAGCGAAGCGGTGGCACGGCCAATCCTGACTATGGCGATACATACGTCTTTCCCAACGACTTTCCTGCCCTTCTCGACGAAAGTAGCGAAAGGGCGGGAGATCAGCTTTTCGTGGAAGAGCCGGCGCGCGGCGAAGCACGGGTTATCTGTTATTCGCCCGACCACTCGGCCACGCTTGCCCGCATGACTGGCGAGGGTCGGCGCGCGGTTGTCGATACCTGGTGCGATCTGTCGGACGACCTCGGATCGCGCTGGGCAAACGTCCAGATATTCGAAAACAAGGGCGCCATGATGGGCGCTTCTTCTCCGCATCCGCACGGACAGGTTTGGGCCAGCGATTTCTTGCCCACGATCGTTCAGCGCGAAAACGAACGTCAGCGCAATTATTACGAGAATTGCGGCGATACTCTTCTCGGCGAAGTCGCACGGCGTGAATTGGGTGATGGAAAGCGCCTGATCGCTCACAACGAGCACTGGATCGCAATTGTCCCTCATTGGGCGGCATGGCCCTTCGAGACCTTGCTGGTCGCGCGCGGTGATTTCCGCCGGCTAGAAGATATCCGCGAAGAGGGTCGGTCGGCCCTGGCCGATATTCTCGGCACGCTTCTGCCTGCCTACGACAGGCTTTTCGACACCGATTTCCCCTACTCGATGGGGTGGCACGGCGCACCCCATGGACTGGGTGCCGATTGTGCACACTGGCGTCTGCACGCGCACTTCTATCCGCCACTTCTGCGGTCGGCAGATATTCGCAAGCACATGGTCGGGTTCGAGCTGCTTGGCGAGACACAGCGCGATCTGACGCCGGAAGCTGCAGCCGAGCGGATCAGGGCCGAATTGCGATGA
- a CDS encoding aldose 1-epimerase, translating into MIDLAFGDYALSINPEVGGSLSAFRWRGLDVMRPAEGTSVLDSSCFPLVPFSNRIAGSRFEFGGKDILLEPNHPSAPHEPVLHGYGWTSGWSVLEASSHRALIGFRYPGADWPWPFTANAAYELDGNGLKASLTVTNEGDSPMPAGLGFHPYFPRTSQTVYRGYHSGEWQVDDACLPRALSKREKPCDWWAGKPVGTRLVDTVYAGRSGPLQIQWPESDIAAVISPDDDLGCTTIYVPAGEDFFCVEPVSHATDAIHGQAGQPAMRALMPGEVWTVSMSIEVRSLS; encoded by the coding sequence ATGATCGACCTTGCGTTCGGCGACTATGCGCTCTCGATCAACCCGGAAGTGGGCGGCAGCTTGTCTGCTTTCCGGTGGCGCGGTCTGGATGTCATGCGACCTGCCGAGGGCACGAGCGTCCTCGATAGCTCCTGCTTCCCGCTCGTACCGTTTTCAAATCGTATCGCAGGATCGCGGTTCGAGTTTGGCGGGAAGGACATACTACTCGAACCCAACCACCCCAGCGCGCCGCATGAACCGGTACTGCACGGTTATGGCTGGACCTCGGGCTGGAGCGTCCTCGAAGCTAGCTCGCATCGGGCGCTTATCGGGTTCCGTTACCCAGGAGCCGACTGGCCATGGCCTTTCACTGCGAACGCCGCGTACGAGCTCGATGGAAACGGCCTAAAGGCATCACTCACGGTCACGAATGAGGGCGACAGTCCCATGCCTGCGGGATTGGGCTTTCACCCGTATTTCCCACGCACTTCGCAGACTGTTTATCGCGGTTACCATAGCGGCGAATGGCAAGTAGACGACGCTTGCCTTCCGCGCGCCTTGTCTAAGCGTGAAAAGCCTTGTGATTGGTGGGCCGGGAAACCGGTCGGCACGCGTTTGGTCGATACCGTTTACGCGGGTCGTAGTGGACCTTTGCAGATCCAATGGCCCGAGAGTGATATTGCGGCAGTCATTTCCCCTGATGACGATCTGGGATGCACCACCATATACGTACCGGCAGGCGAAGACTTCTTCTGTGTCGAACCGGTCAGCCATGCGACCGATGCCATTCATGGGCAGGCCGGGCAGCCTGCGATGCGAGCCCTGATGCCGGGTGAGGTATGGACCGTCTCGATGTCTATAGAGGTGCGAAGCCTTAGCTAG